GCAGTCACCGACCTGGCAGCGGATCTTCTGGGCGCTGCTGGTGGGCGCGGTGGCGATCGCACTGCTGATCGCCGGTGGCCTCGGCGCATTGCAGGCGGCCACCATCGCCAGCGCGCTGCCCTTCACCGTGGTGATGATCCTGATGTGCTGGGGCGTGCTGCGGGCGATGCAGCTGGAAATGGTCAAGCAGCGCAGCACGCGCGAGGCGCGGCTGCTGCCGGCGGGCCTCGGCGGCGAGAACTGGAAGGCCCGGCTGCAGGCGCTGGTGCGTCATCCGACCCTGGCGGAAGTGGGCGGGTTCATCGAAGCCCAGGTGCGCCCGGCGCTGGAGGAAGTCGCGCAGGAACTGCGCCGGCAGGGGCTCGACGCGCGCGTCGCGTCAGGCGACGACGGGCGCGTGTGGGTGGAGGTCGGCCACGGCGAGGAAATGGACTTCTTCTACTCGGTGCGCCCGCAGGCCTACGAACCGCCGAGCTTCATCCTGTCCGATCCGCGCCGGCAGCAGCATCCCGCCGGCGACGTCGACTACCGCGCCGAAGTGCACCTGCGCGAAGGCGGCCAGGGCTACGACGTGATGGGCTGGCGCCGCGAGGCACTGATCCACGACGTGCTCGACCAGTACCAGCGCCATATGCATTTCCTGCAGCTGGTGCGCTGAAGGCGGCTGCAAACCCCAGGACGCGCTGGTCAGGACTTCCGCCCGCGCGGGAGTGACGTGTTGGCGATCAGCCGTTGCCGAGCAGCAGGCCGTACACCCGCCCGAGCCACGCGCGCCAGGTCGCGCCGTCCTCGGTCGGGTCGTACTCGCAGCCCATTCCCCGCGCGATCGTGGCCAGCGTCGCTTCGTCATGGTCGTGCGACAGCAGCCGCGCGATGTCCTCGGCGGCCGCCTCCACCTGCGCCGGCGATTCCGATTCCCGGTAGTAGTCGATCACGCCCTCGGGCTTGGCATGTTCGGTCTGCCAGTCCTGGTGGAAATAGGCGGCAAGGAAGTTCTCGAGCTGCGGGTAGTCGCTCATCGGCACGGACTCAGGGCGGTGTCGGGTAACCGGTGACGATTCTATAGCCGATGTCGAGGCGGTCCGACCGCTCCAGCACCAGCCGCACCGAATACACATCGGTGGCGTCGCTGTCGCCGCGCTTCACCGAGATGCCGGTGCTCGCATCGAAGCGTGCATCCACCACCAGGCGGTTGCCGCCCTGGCCGTCGAGCCAGGCATCGATGCGATCCTGGTGTTCGCCGATGGTCGCCGACACGAAGTGCTCGGCGGCGGGCAGGTCGACGAAGCTGGACGCGGCACTGATGTTCTCGCGGCGCACGCGGTCGACCAGCCACTGCTCGCTCTTGCCGACATGGCGCTCGATCAGATGGCCGCCGACGTCCTCGTGCGCTTCCAGCCCGCCCCCGGGCACCTGGCCGGTGCCGTCGGGAGCGTCCGGGCCATCGGTTCCAAGGTGCTCGCCCAGGCGTTCGATGGTGGCTTCCAGTGTCTGGCGCGTGGCAGCGTCGAGCCCGCGCGTCGGCATGTCCTCGAGCGCGGTCTGGATGCGGCCCAGCAGCGGATCGAGCTGCTCGCCGAACACCGGCGATTGCGTGGCAAGCGCGATGGCGTCATCGGTCTGGCCTAGGAACGCGGGCAGCTCGCCGCTGTCCGCGAGGTCCGCGAGATGGCGACCGAGATCGTGACCGGAGGCCGCCGCATCGAGTGCGGACATCGGCTTCGTGGCCTGCAGGGCGTGCAGCGGCGATTGTGCCAGCGGGTTGATCGCGTCGAGCATCGGAAGGCTCCGGATGGACGCGCAGCAGACTAGGCATCAGCACCCGATGTCGAAACTGGGGCCGACCCGAGGTGATCCCGCTGCCGCGGTTCAGGGTCGAAAGTCGGCGAGGCGGATGCCGTCGATGGACACGATACGGTCGAAGCGGATGCTCTCGCCGGTGTCGAGCCGCATGTACTCGCCGTCGGCACGGGTCTCGAGATCCGCGATCCGCGCTTGCCGGTGCTGGATGCCGGCCTGCGCATCACGGAACTCGACT
This portion of the Luteimonas yindakuii genome encodes:
- a CDS encoding Rho-binding antiterminator → MDIEDDYRPISCDFHDILEAAATLRKPVTVEFRDAQAGIQHRQARIADLETRADGEYMRLDTGESIRFDRIVSIDGIRLADFRP
- a CDS encoding contact-dependent growth inhibition system immunity protein, producing MSDYPQLENFLAAYFHQDWQTEHAKPEGVIDYYRESESPAQVEAAAEDIARLLSHDHDEATLATIARGMGCEYDPTEDGATWRAWLGRVYGLLLGNG
- a CDS encoding RNase A-like domain-containing protein; its protein translation is MLDAINPLAQSPLHALQATKPMSALDAAASGHDLGRHLADLADSGELPAFLGQTDDAIALATQSPVFGEQLDPLLGRIQTALEDMPTRGLDAATRQTLEATIERLGEHLGTDGPDAPDGTGQVPGGGLEAHEDVGGHLIERHVGKSEQWLVDRVRRENISAASSFVDLPAAEHFVSATIGEHQDRIDAWLDGQGGNRLVVDARFDASTGISVKRGDSDATDVYSVRLVLERSDRLDIGYRIVTGYPTPP